The Notolabrus celidotus isolate fNotCel1 chromosome 19, fNotCel1.pri, whole genome shotgun sequence DNA window CATCAAAATACACCAACACCACCTCTAAGTGAGAGCAGCCAAGCTTTTAATAAAGCATGACTTTAAGCCCTGATAGAATATTAATGTGGGAGTTTCCCAGAAAAAATCACTCCCATTATAGATGGTATATGAGCCGTGGACACCAAAAGCATTTAACTTTCAATCCTGTGGTGAAGTTTGGCTTTTTATTACATGGCACACTAACTTacttttgaagccagcctctaTACGTCATACCAGGAATGGCAGGTTATGACACTAAGTCGGCTTCCTTTTCCACGCCACAAGGTTGCCACTAGGTCAGAAGCAAATTGGTTGACTAACCACACAAGGGACATCGCCAGACCAAAAACCACTGCTGTGGTTAGATATGTCACCTGTACAGAATCCTTTTTTTCTATTCCTCTTTTAGCTCCTAAACCTAAGACAGAGCACATGTTCAAAGTGGCCATTTGCTGGTGATTCATCTTCTTAGATCTCCTATTCATCTGTCATACTTGAATGATAACTCTGACCTCATTTAACCTCAATCCCTTTATCACACCACATCAGTACAAAGGGAATAGATAACCAATTAGAGTATTGCTTGTGACTTGTGCTCTGGGAAAAGAAGCTGACACGTTTGCCAAAATGTTAGTCcaataacatttttataaagCGGAGTGTGAATGAACTGAAACTTGATctctacattttgttttattgactgactgactgactgactgactgactgactgactgactgactgactgactgactgactgactgactgactttaCACTCACTGTGAGGGCTAATTTAGCAGTCACGGACTGACATTGTGACCCATGCATTTAAAGAACACATGTACTTTGGAGCCTTTGCAGTATTTTTGCTTAAACTTAAATTCAAATAAATCCTCTGAATCCAATTCAGATTGAAAATGAATACTACAACTTTTATACCATGCAAATTAATTTTGTACAAGATCTGGCTTTGAATTTCTATACATGTGGGCCCAAGGTTGTTtcctttaatacatttttaagaaacAGTGTAATGTCTGTTGACTGAATTATTCTCCTCTGGTATTCATTGCTTCTATCTCCTTGTCTGTTTCCCTTCCTGTTGCCGTCATATGATCATCACGCAGAAGCACAGCTGACCTCCCTACCCCATTACCCCCGCCTTGCTACCACCTCTTCCTGCCGAAGACATGGAAGAGGTCACCAAGGTTGCAGAAGCCACAGTGGCCCTGCAACCTCTCCTGGAACGCAAGGTTCGCCAGCGCCAGCCTGCAGTTTCAGTCTTCAAATCCAAGCTGAAGAAGGGTGCGACCTGCTCTGCGCCCCGAGTTCGATCGACTCTGACTGGGTTCTTCCCTGTGGTGCGCTGGCTGCCTAAATACAAGCTTCGCGAGTATGTCTGGGGTGATGTGATGTCTGGGCTGATCATCGGTATCATTTTGGTGCCTCAGGCCATTGCATATTGCTTGCTAGCAGGAGTGGCGCCTATCTATGGTTTATATACATCATTTTATGCCAACATCATCTACTTCCTAATGGGCACATCCAGACATGTTTCTGTAGGGATCTTCAGCCTCATGAGCCTCATGGTGGGACAGGTAATGGACCATAACTGATGTGAAAAAATCAGAACATGGATGCTTATTCAATTTTCATCAGCACATTGTGAAGCATACAGTCAGATTGTAAATGATCAATAATTGGTTATTTCTGAAAGTTATATAAAGTCCCaggttgtatttatttgattaagaTTAGGTTCTGTTGATGTCTACAGGTGGTGTATAAGGAGCTGTTCCTGGCAGGTTTTGATCTAAATGAAGACTCCAAAGTGTCTGGTCCTGGTGTGTTTAATGTCACACTGGGCACTAACCTTACAGATGCTAATCGTCACAGTGTGGATCTCATGGGTGTGCAGTGTGAGAAGGAATGCTACGCCATCGCCATTGCTTCTGCCCTTACATTCCTGGCTGGCATCTACCAGGTAAGGTAACAGTTATATTCTGACCTTAGGTCCAGAAGCTCTACCTAAGGTTCATCTAAATTAAAATGACCAGGAGCAGTTTTTGTTCATAAGTTTAGCTAAAGAGCAATGTTTGAGGAAAACTaccttaatgtttttttcaaactatTTTAATAGTTTATGAGGAACAAAATGATCTTAATTTTGAGATAAATCAAACACCACAGTTTATGAAAGTCTATAACAAAAAATAGTGTCATTCATACATAACTTCAAACCCTCTCTTCTCTTGCTGCTTCCACCCCGTTCCTCTCACCAGGTCATGATGGCTATATTCCGCCTTGGCTTCGTCTCTGTGTACCTCTCAGCTCCTATGCTTGATGGTTTCGCAACAGGAGCCTCTTTTACCATCTTGACCGTGCAGGCTAAATACCTGCTGGGTCTGAAGATTCCCCGTCACCAGGGATACGGAACAGTTGTTGTCACCTGGATCAACATCTTTACCAACATTCATAAGACCAACCTGTGTGACCTCATCACTAGCGCTATCTGTATTTCTGTACTGGGTAAAGGAATCTTTTGTACTTATTccttattattttaaatcacgCTTTTAATATACCTATTTCTATAAAATGGAGTATAGTGTGAATTTTAATTCATGATTGTCTTTAATACAGaaaaacctcttttttttttaattacagtgGCAGGGAAGGAAATCCAGGAGCGCTTCAAGAACCGTCTAAAGATCCCTCTGCCAACTGAGCTGGTAGTGGTGGCAGGAGCCACACTTGCTAGCCACTTTGGGGACCTAAACAGTCGTTACAGCTCCAGTGTTTCTGGTCACATACCCACAGGGTTCATTCCTCCCCAGGTGCCAAGCTTTAGCTTGATGCCACGGGTGGCGCTGGATGCCATTCCTCTAGCTGTCATTAGGTAATTTACACCATATTTAGTACAATGTTATCTTGTCATCAACATGGGTTTCTTATCTGTGTTTTTCTAAGTATGATTTATTGGCTAGATAGCCACCTAGTGTGATAAAACATGTGCCCTCATTGTCCAGGCTGATATCTGATTGCACTctaaacagacacacatctaTGGACACTTCTGGATCTATTTTGTTTACTatataatcatagactgtaaaaaaaaatggacgtaggatccgtgacgtcacccaactTTTTCTGAAGCGCTATTTGAGGCCGATCGttggaggcagccatattgttgctATCAAGTGgttgacgtaaagaggtggagtttgagcctcctagtcaacagctacagtgttcccgcagtcagctgtgcctctcattggaggactcgtaatctcaatatcttcgaaattgttgCGTTAGAAGAAATAtacccccccatacagtgtgagccgattggaaagtgagctatccagactacactggtctttagtaccaggctgtaaacatgtttatttctgctgtaaagatcgtctttttcccattcatgtgtatgtgacttcctgtacttcaggagccagcctcaagtggatcctcgatgaactgcagcttttagcacttccgcattgactcatatttttagaccggaggtttccgcttgtATATAACACAAAAGCTGCCTGTTTGATTGATGTAACCACTCTTCAAGAAGCATTGATACACTTAGtttaaaagactaaaaatgGGTCTCAATTTCAGAAGCTTAAggatacattaaaaacaaagcattatttatcttaaaggtgacatattacgctctttttcaatcaaaatatattggtctaagaggtccccaaaacatgtctttaaagtttatgctcaaaaaaacactttgaaatcagattttggtctgcctgtataCCCCTCTTtctcagccctgttcagaacaggctgttttctgtgtctgtgcctttaaattcgaatgagctctctgaccacgccccctcaggaagtggatgtggcctcggctctccagcacgttgatctaatgtttacatgttggctgaatatacacggctgctcacagacccgcgttacttcaaccctctgaatctgatccagaatctgatcctgacggagaggcgcctgcagcaggacctttctgaaccattggtcacagatttagtgtttcttgttgttttatttgtcagtatgtcgacgtgtgtcttggtacacagctacaaacatgtagctaagtggctatgct harbors:
- the slc26a1 gene encoding sulfate anion transporter 1, whose translation is MEEVTKVAEATVALQPLLERKVRQRQPAVSVFKSKLKKGATCSAPRVRSTLTGFFPVVRWLPKYKLREYVWGDVMSGLIIGIILVPQAIAYCLLAGVAPIYGLYTSFYANIIYFLMGTSRHVSVGIFSLMSLMVGQVVYKELFLAGFDLNEDSKVSGPGVFNVTLGTNLTDANRHSVDLMGVQCEKECYAIAIASALTFLAGIYQVMMAIFRLGFVSVYLSAPMLDGFATGASFTILTVQAKYLLGLKIPRHQGYGTVVVTWINIFTNIHKTNLCDLITSAICISVLVAGKEIQERFKNRLKIPLPTELVVVAGATLASHFGDLNSRYSSSVSGHIPTGFIPPQVPSFSLMPRVALDAIPLAVISFAFTVSLSEMFAKKNGYTVRPNQEMLAIGFCNIIPSFFHCFTTSAALAKTMVKDSTGCQTQISSLISALVVLLVLLFFAPFFYALQKCVLACIIIVSLRGALRKFKDVPSKWRASKNDAIVWLVAMSATALISVEMGLLVGVVFSMCSVIYKTQNPKVSLLGRASDTDLYEDMDEYKDLLPPPRVHVFRFQAPLYYANKDSFLKSLYKAVGVEPFLEMTKRKKAEKKAKAVSLKQAKANGDTNNGEVIVGLVQRELEFHTIVLDCSAIPFIDSTGLGTFKTLVKEYKEIGVSVLLANCNTPFTDTLQKGQFFGTKDEDMSRLLFHTVHAAVLHAKSMFAAAESRSDDSVV